One genomic segment of Candidatus Latescibacterota bacterium includes these proteins:
- a CDS encoding NAD-dependent epimerase/dehydratase family protein, producing MRFLVTGGSGFLGINLIRRLLAEGQEVRNLDLLPFDYPEAPRVESVAGDIRHRATVDRCMEGVDQVVHCAAALPLYPAEEIRSTDIDGTRNVLDSAKAHGAARFIQISSTAVYGIPDHHPLVETDPLVGVGPYGEAKIAAEQLCVDARGDGFCVPIIRPKSFIGPERLGVFALFYDFARTGHGFPVLGNGNNLYQYLDVADLCDAIWLCATLPAATVDDVFNIGAKVYGTTREDFQAVLDEAGYGKKIKSLPAGPAIAVLRVLEALKISPLYKWVYETASKESFVSIEKAERVLGYAPKFSNRDALLRNYHWYLENLSRFQGASGVTHRVPWKQGVLAMAKLFY from the coding sequence ATGCGCTTTCTCGTCACCGGCGGCTCGGGTTTCCTGGGCATCAATCTGATTCGACGCCTGCTGGCCGAGGGCCAGGAGGTCCGCAACCTCGACCTGCTGCCCTTCGACTATCCCGAGGCGCCGCGGGTCGAGTCGGTGGCGGGGGACATCCGCCACCGCGCGACGGTGGACCGCTGCATGGAGGGCGTGGATCAGGTGGTCCACTGCGCGGCGGCGCTGCCGCTCTATCCGGCCGAGGAGATCCGCAGCACGGACATCGACGGCACCCGCAACGTGCTCGACAGCGCGAAGGCGCACGGGGCGGCGCGCTTCATCCAGATCTCCAGCACGGCGGTCTACGGGATCCCCGATCACCATCCGCTGGTGGAGACGGATCCGCTGGTGGGCGTCGGACCCTACGGCGAAGCCAAGATCGCGGCCGAGCAGCTCTGCGTGGACGCGCGCGGCGACGGCTTCTGCGTGCCCATCATCCGCCCCAAGTCCTTCATCGGGCCCGAGCGCCTGGGCGTCTTCGCCCTCTTCTACGATTTCGCGCGCACGGGTCACGGCTTCCCCGTGCTGGGCAACGGCAACAACCTGTACCAGTACCTCGACGTCGCCGATCTCTGCGACGCCATCTGGCTCTGCGCCACGCTGCCCGCGGCCACGGTGGACGACGTGTTCAACATCGGCGCGAAGGTGTACGGCACCACGCGCGAGGACTTCCAGGCGGTGCTGGACGAAGCCGGCTACGGCAAGAAGATCAAGTCGCTGCCCGCCGGGCCGGCCATCGCGGTGCTGAGGGTGCTCGAGGCGCTCAAGATCTCGCCCCTCTACAAGTGGGTCTACGAGACGGCCAGCAAGGAGTCCTTCGTCTCCATCGAGAAGGCGGAGCGGGTGCTGGGCTACGCGCCGAAGTTCTCCAACCGCGATGCGCTCCTGCGCAACTACCACTGGTACCTGGAGAACCTCTCCCGCTTCCAGGGCGCCTCGGGCGTCACGCACCGGGTGCCCTGGAAGCAGGGCGTGCTGGCGATGGCCAAGCTCTTCTACTAG
- a CDS encoding FG-GAP repeat protein: protein MHAASPPRSPAGPAGRPRPLAAILMLLALAWASPAGADAVDIDDFVNTPSWSAESNQAYADFGASVSTAGDVNGDGFSDVIAGAYLYDALGANDGAAIVYLGTPTGLDPSTDWSASGGQDNANFGLSVSTAGDVNGDGYDDVIIGAPGYDDEGTDRGRAYVYFGSPQGLSNAPDWTATCDQAGGHFGFAVSTAGDVDGDGYDDVLVGAFLYDDGESDEGVVYLYLGGPLGLSLDPDWTMEGNANLANFGFSLGPAGDVNADGYADVIIGAPGLSNGQAYEGRAYLYLGSPAGLSATASWTAESDQDNARLGWSVGTAGDVNGDGYADVIVGANYYDDGQVDEGAAFVYLGSADGLAASPVWSAEGDQAGAEFGTKVATAGDMDGDGYADVIVGAPKLDFSGVDAGVAFVYAGGPGGPATAATWSFYDAQAGSRLGYSVGTAGDVNGDGFNDAIAGAYLYQNGQPGEGAAFVYNGTGRGLDVLTPTTVLGPQGSDLFGAAVASAGDVNGDGYSDFLVGSPFYDSTEFPQAGMAMLFLGPDGTNHGTPDWTFVGDMASARVGGAVAGAGDVNGDGFADVIISAPGRDNGNGLAGRSYVFYGSAGGLSATPDWFKNNDQQFPDYLGAVAGAGDVNGDGFADVIIGVSDFTDDQAYEGRAALYLGSAAGLATSPAWTREGNQDSAAFGASVSSAGDVNRDGYSDVIVGAPQFTNTAAGQGRAFLYFGSASGLGPFANWYSEAGGSNAHFGASVACAGDVNGDGYSDVIVGAPRYQQSLAEEGAAFVYYGSPTGLSLFPDWWERGYQPYAWFGVAVASAGDANGDGFSDIAIGERKYIGSIGKVWVYRGSATGVAPVSTAIFGGEQLEDGFGTALAPAGDVNGDGFADLLIGAPYFDDAEPDQGKFYLSLGCRGGGPPRVPRQRRFDDSGPIALLGLSDSGHAFRIDAIGRSAAGRDAIRLQFEVKPRGTPFDGSGLVTGPVRDTGAPGVDGSAVQLADLAGGLDPSTLYHWRLRTISRSVYFPRSRWLSPPGNAPSEADLRTSSSTGVAEGPGDGGPLHALLDAPAPNPFTGITQFAFTLPARQASRLAVYDVSGRLVTVLQEGARPAGRYAAQWDGRDAQGRAAPSGVYFVRLETGGRTDARKLVLLR, encoded by the coding sequence ATGCATGCCGCCTCGCCACCCCGCTCGCCGGCGGGCCCCGCCGGACGCCCGCGCCCCCTGGCCGCCATCCTGATGCTGCTCGCGCTGGCGTGGGCTTCGCCCGCGGGAGCGGACGCCGTGGACATCGACGACTTCGTGAACACGCCGTCCTGGTCCGCCGAGAGCAACCAGGCTTACGCCGACTTCGGCGCCTCCGTGTCCACGGCCGGCGACGTGAACGGCGACGGCTTCTCCGACGTGATCGCCGGCGCCTACCTCTACGACGCTCTCGGGGCCAACGACGGCGCCGCCATCGTCTACCTCGGCACGCCCACGGGACTCGACCCCAGCACCGACTGGTCGGCGAGCGGCGGCCAGGACAACGCCAACTTCGGCCTTTCGGTGTCCACGGCCGGGGACGTGAACGGCGACGGCTACGACGACGTGATCATCGGGGCCCCGGGCTACGACGACGAGGGGACGGACCGGGGGCGCGCCTACGTCTACTTCGGATCGCCGCAAGGCCTGAGCAACGCCCCCGACTGGACGGCGACCTGCGACCAGGCCGGCGGCCACTTCGGCTTCGCGGTGTCCACCGCCGGCGACGTGGATGGCGACGGCTACGACGACGTGCTCGTCGGCGCCTTCCTCTACGACGACGGCGAGAGCGACGAGGGGGTCGTCTACCTCTACCTCGGCGGCCCTCTCGGCCTCAGCCTCGACCCCGACTGGACCATGGAGGGCAACGCCAACCTGGCCAACTTCGGCTTCTCCCTGGGTCCGGCGGGCGACGTGAACGCGGACGGCTACGCGGACGTCATCATCGGCGCGCCGGGCCTGAGCAACGGCCAGGCCTACGAAGGCCGGGCCTACCTCTACCTCGGCTCGCCGGCGGGACTGAGCGCGACGGCAAGCTGGACCGCCGAAAGCGACCAGGACAACGCGCGGCTGGGCTGGTCGGTGGGGACCGCGGGCGACGTGAACGGCGACGGCTACGCGGACGTCATCGTGGGCGCCAACTACTACGACGACGGCCAGGTGGACGAGGGCGCGGCCTTCGTCTACCTCGGCTCGGCGGACGGTCTCGCGGCGAGCCCCGTCTGGTCGGCCGAGGGCGACCAGGCCGGGGCCGAGTTCGGCACCAAGGTGGCGACGGCGGGCGACATGGACGGCGACGGCTACGCGGACGTCATCGTCGGGGCGCCGAAACTCGACTTCTCGGGGGTCGACGCGGGCGTGGCCTTCGTCTACGCGGGCGGCCCCGGCGGACCGGCGACGGCAGCGACCTGGTCATTCTACGACGCGCAGGCGGGTTCGCGCCTCGGCTACTCGGTCGGCACCGCGGGGGACGTGAACGGCGACGGCTTCAACGACGCCATCGCCGGCGCCTACCTCTACCAGAACGGGCAGCCGGGCGAGGGCGCGGCGTTCGTCTACAACGGCACGGGGCGTGGCCTCGACGTCCTGACCCCCACGACGGTCCTGGGCCCCCAGGGCTCCGACCTCTTCGGGGCCGCCGTCGCCTCGGCCGGCGACGTGAATGGCGACGGCTACTCCGACTTCCTGGTGGGATCCCCCTTCTACGACTCCACCGAGTTCCCGCAGGCCGGCATGGCCATGCTCTTCCTGGGGCCGGACGGAACGAACCACGGCACGCCCGACTGGACCTTCGTCGGCGACATGGCCAGCGCGCGGGTGGGCGGCGCCGTCGCGGGCGCCGGCGACGTGAACGGCGACGGCTTCGCCGACGTCATCATCAGCGCGCCCGGACGCGACAACGGCAACGGCCTCGCCGGGCGCAGCTACGTCTTCTACGGCTCCGCGGGCGGCCTGTCGGCCACCCCGGACTGGTTCAAGAACAACGACCAGCAGTTCCCGGACTACCTCGGCGCGGTCGCCGGGGCCGGCGACGTGAACGGCGACGGCTTCGCCGACGTCATCATCGGCGTCTCTGACTTCACCGACGACCAGGCCTACGAAGGCCGCGCGGCGCTCTACCTGGGTTCGGCCGCAGGACTCGCGACCTCGCCCGCCTGGACACGGGAAGGCAACCAGGACTCGGCGGCGTTCGGCGCCTCGGTCAGCTCGGCCGGCGACGTGAACCGCGACGGCTATTCGGACGTCATCGTCGGCGCGCCGCAGTTCACCAACACAGCCGCGGGACAGGGCCGGGCGTTCCTTTACTTCGGTTCCGCCTCCGGCCTCGGACCCTTCGCCAACTGGTACTCCGAAGCCGGCGGCAGCAACGCTCACTTCGGCGCCTCCGTGGCCTGCGCGGGCGACGTGAACGGCGACGGCTACTCGGACGTCATCGTCGGCGCGCCGCGCTATCAGCAGTCGCTCGCAGAGGAAGGCGCCGCGTTCGTGTACTACGGATCGCCCACGGGGCTCTCCCTCTTCCCCGACTGGTGGGAGCGCGGCTACCAGCCCTACGCCTGGTTCGGCGTCGCCGTGGCCTCGGCCGGCGACGCGAACGGCGATGGCTTCTCGGACATCGCCATCGGGGAGCGCAAGTACATCGGGAGCATCGGCAAGGTCTGGGTGTATCGGGGCTCGGCGACGGGCGTCGCGCCGGTGTCCACCGCGATCTTCGGCGGCGAGCAGCTGGAGGACGGCTTCGGCACCGCGCTCGCTCCGGCCGGAGACGTCAACGGCGACGGCTTCGCCGATCTCCTCATCGGCGCGCCCTACTTCGACGACGCCGAGCCCGACCAGGGGAAGTTCTACCTGTCCCTGGGCTGCCGCGGCGGGGGTCCGCCCCGCGTCCCGCGCCAGCGGCGCTTCGACGACAGCGGCCCCATCGCCCTGCTCGGCCTCTCGGACTCCGGCCACGCTTTCCGCATCGACGCGATCGGCCGCAGCGCCGCCGGCCGCGACGCGATCCGCCTGCAGTTCGAGGTCAAGCCCCGCGGCACGCCCTTCGACGGCAGCGGCCTCGTGACCGGGCCCGTCCGGGACACGGGCGCACCCGGCGTCGACGGCAGCGCCGTGCAGCTCGCCGATCTGGCCGGGGGGCTCGATCCCTCCACGCTGTACCACTGGCGTCTGCGCACGATCAGCCGCTCGGTGTACTTCCCGCGCTCGCGCTGGCTCTCCCCTCCCGGCAATGCGCCCAGCGAGGCCGATCTGCGCACGTCCTCGAGCACCGGGGTGGCGGAAGGGCCAGGCGACGGCGGCCCCCTGCACGCCCTGCTCGACGCCCCCGCCCCGAACCCCTTCACCGGGATCACGCAGTTCGCCTTCACGCTGCCCGCACGGCAGGCCAGCCGCCTGGCGGTCTACGACGTGTCCGGGCGGCTGGTGACGGTCCTGCAGGAGGGAGCGCGCCCGGCCGGGCGCTACGCCGCGCAGTGGGACGGCCGCGACGCCCAGGGGCGCGCCGCTCCCAGCGGCGTCTACTTCGTCCGTCTCGAGACGGGGGGACGAACGGATGCGCGGAAGCTCGTCCTGCTGCGCTGA
- a CDS encoding DUF1579 domain-containing protein → MRALTLAVGLCLLLAGGAIAKDEAPPAMSEEAMMKAYMDAAAPGEPHAMLAKGAGTWNATVKSWQDPSGEPMVSTGTETSSMIFGGRYLESHFTGSMMGMPYEGRGMMGYDNGKKKYVGTWLDSMGTGIMSYEGDYDPKSKQIVCHGSYVDPVMGMEMPCRLVSHMISDDQHVFEMWGPSPMGSGEVKWMEISYTRAK, encoded by the coding sequence ATGCGCGCTCTCACGCTCGCCGTCGGTCTCTGCTTGCTGCTGGCCGGCGGCGCGATCGCCAAGGACGAGGCGCCCCCCGCGATGAGCGAGGAGGCGATGATGAAGGCCTACATGGACGCCGCCGCTCCCGGCGAGCCCCACGCCATGCTCGCGAAGGGCGCCGGCACCTGGAACGCCACCGTCAAGTCCTGGCAGGATCCCAGCGGCGAGCCCATGGTCAGCACGGGCACCGAGACGTCGTCGATGATCTTCGGCGGCCGCTACCTGGAGTCCCACTTCACCGGCAGCATGATGGGCATGCCCTACGAGGGCCGCGGCATGATGGGCTACGACAACGGCAAGAAGAAGTACGTCGGCACCTGGCTCGACTCCATGGGCACGGGCATCATGAGCTACGAGGGCGACTACGATCCGAAGTCGAAGCAGATCGTCTGCCACGGTTCCTACGTCGACCCGGTGATGGGGATGGAGATGCCCTGCCGCCTCGTCTCGCACATGATCAGCGACGACCAGCACGTCTTCGAGATGTGGGGCCCCAGCCCCATGGGCAGCGGCGAGGTCAAGTGGATGGAGATCAGCTACACCCGCGCCAAGTAG